The region GCCAGCTTCTCGCGCTGCTCCGGCGTCAGGATGGCCGTCAGCGTGGCCAGGTGCTCCACGCGCTGCTTGGCGTGCTCGCGCACCTGCTTCTCGACGTCGTTTCCGTCCATCAGCTTGGCAGCGTCGAAGTCGTCGGAGGCGAAGGCTTCGAGCATCTTCTGGTGCCGCGCCCGCATCTCTTCACCCTTCTTCTGGAAGTCCGGCCGTTCGGCCTTCTGGAAGGAATCCTTCAGCTGGGTGCGCTGCTGCTCGGTCAGGTCCAGACCGCGCATCATGCCCATGCCACCGGGGCCGCCACGCATCATGCCCATGCCGGGTCCTCCACGCATGCCGCGCATGCCGCGCTGAGGTCCGCGGGCCATCGGGCCCTGCGGCACGTCGTCGCTCAGGCCCAGATCGTCGCCGAGGGGCGCGTTGGGATCGTCGTCCGCGACATCCGGTGGCGGTGCGGCGCGCCGGCCCGGTCGCTGTTGCAGCTCGGCGACCAACGCTTTGCGCTGCTCGGCGGTCAGGGTCTCGTGCAGCTTGTTCAGCGCCGTCTGGAAGGAGCTCTTGTGCTCCGTCGCCTTCTTGGCGAGCTCGGCGTACTGTGTCTCGAAGCTCGCGGCATTGATGCTGCCGGAGCGAACGGCGGCGGCGAGGGACTTGTCGAGCTCCTTGCGAGCGCCGTCGTCGGCGGGGCGTTCCACCTTCTTCAGGTCCGCGAGCAGGCCGTCGATGGTGGTCTTCTGATCTGCGCTCAGCTCGAGCTTGTCGAGGGCGGCGCGGAAGAACATTTCTGGTCCGCCACGGTGGCGACCGAAGCCCCTGCGGTCGGCCCGCGGCTTCTTGACGGCATCACCCTTGGCGTTGGGCTGAGCGTTCAGGGACTCTGACTTCTGAGCCGGTTCGCTGGGCACCTGATCGGTGGGGCCGCTCTGGGCGCAGCCGGTGGCCAGCGCGAGGGCCGCGAGCATGCCGAAGGTCCCGGTGGTCTTGCGCAGAATCGATTTCATGGGGTCTTCCTCTTGGGGTGGGGTTCACTGGGACCGACGCAAATCAGCGCCAGACCCCTACGGTCGGCCCCGGGATAATTGGGTGACAAAGCTCAAGCGTTGGAATTCATTGAACTAACGCTGGCATGAAATACCCGCGGACGAACCACGAAGAAAAAACATGCATCCCCTCCGTAGGAAAACCCGGACAGGCTGCGTCGATGAAGCCGATGTCGACGACGTCGCCCACCGGGGCCACTGGGACTGCAGCGGAGCTACGGAAGAACGTGATGGTCGGAGGCAAGCGCCGCTTGGGGCGCTGGCTCTGGCGGGGCGTGGCCCTGTTGGTGGTGGCGGGCATCGTCGTTGGCGTGATCGCGTGGCGGAAGAACGGCGCCGCGACGGCAACCCGTTACGACACCAAGCCGGTCACTCAGGGCGATTTGAAGGCGACGGTGAGCGCGACGGGCACCTTGTCGGGACGGGACACGGTGGAGATCGGCGCCCAGGTCACCGGCACCATCAAGAAGATCTACGTCGACTTCAACGATCACGTGACCAAGGGCCAGACCCTGCTCGAGATCGAGCCGGACCAGCTGCAAGCCAGCCGCAATCAGGCCCGCGCCAAGCTCACCTCCGCTCAGGCTTCCTACAGGAGCGCAAAGGCCACGGCGAGCGAGGCCGAGGCTACCGCCAAGCGCAAGGAAGAGCTCGCGAAGCAGGGGTTGGTGTCCGATGCAGATCTGCTCGCTGCGAAAGCGACGGCGGCGCGCGCCAAGGCGTCCATTCAGTCGTCGTCGGCGGAGATTGCCGTCGCCAAGGCGAGCCTCGAGTCCGCGCAGACGTCGCTGAACAAGACCGTCATCAAATCGCCCATCGACGGCATCGTGCTGTCTCGCAGCGTGGAAGAAGGGCAGACGGTCACCGCTTCCTTGCAGACCCCGGTGCTGTTCATGATCGCGCGTGATCTGAAGCAGATGGAGCTCTCCGTGGGCATCGACGAAGCCGACGTGGGCCGGGTGAAAGAGGGGCAGCCTGCGAGCTTCACGGTGGACGCCTTCCCGGGGCGCGAGTTTCCCGCCAAGCTCCGCTCGCTGCGCAACGTACCCACCACCACGGACAACGTCGTGACCTACGAGGCCGTGCTGGACGTGAGCAACGACGACGAGACGCTCCGCCCCGGCATGACGGCGACGGTGACCATCGTGACGGAGCATCGCGAGAACGTGATCCTGGTGCCCAACGCCGCGCTGCGCTTCACGCCGCCTTCCGGCAGCAGCTTCGGCCCGCGCAACCCGCTGCAGATGTTCGGCGGGCGCCGCGGAGGATCACGGCCGTCGAGCTCGGGAGCGCCGGCCGGATCCGCCGGGCCGCCGAAGCTCGCCAAGGACCAGCCCCGCGTCTACATCCTCGCGTCCCGCGGCGAAGGGCAGCCAGCGCGGCCGCGACCCGTTGCCGTGAAGCTGGGCGTAACGGATGGTCAGAACACCGAGGTGCTCGAAGGCGTGAAGCCGGGCACGCAGGTGATCATCGACATGCTTTCGGGAGAGGAGTGAGCCGGTGAACGCCGCTCTCGCCGAAGACCCACGCGAGCCGTGGTTCCAGCTCGCCGGCATCACCAAGGTGTACGGCAGCGGAGCTTCCGAGGTCCGCGCCCTGGATGGCGTGGACCTCTCGATCTACCCCGGGGAGTTCGTGTCGGTGATGGGCGCCAGCGGTTCGGGCAAATCCACCTGCATGAACATCGTGGGCTGCTTGGACGTGCCGACCGGAGGTTCCTACTTCTTTCACGGGGTGGACGTGGGCAAGCTCGATCAGGA is a window of Polyangiaceae bacterium DNA encoding:
- a CDS encoding Spy/CpxP family protein refolding chaperone, whose amino-acid sequence is MKSILRKTTGTFGMLAALALATGCAQSGPTDQVPSEPAQKSESLNAQPNAKGDAVKKPRADRRGFGRHRGGPEMFFRAALDKLELSADQKTTIDGLLADLKKVERPADDGARKELDKSLAAAVRSGSINAASFETQYAELAKKATEHKSSFQTALNKLHETLTAEQRKALVAELQQRPGRRAAPPPDVADDDPNAPLGDDLGLSDDVPQGPMARGPQRGMRGMRGGPGMGMMRGGPGGMGMMRGLDLTEQQRTQLKDSFQKAERPDFQKKGEEMRARHQKMLEAFASDDFDAAKLMDGNDVEKQVREHAKQRVEHLATLTAILTPEQREKLATQIEQGPRFMKKR
- a CDS encoding efflux RND transporter periplasmic adaptor subunit, yielding MKPMSTTSPTGATGTAAELRKNVMVGGKRRLGRWLWRGVALLVVAGIVVGVIAWRKNGAATATRYDTKPVTQGDLKATVSATGTLSGRDTVEIGAQVTGTIKKIYVDFNDHVTKGQTLLEIEPDQLQASRNQARAKLTSAQASYRSAKATASEAEATAKRKEELAKQGLVSDADLLAAKATAARAKASIQSSSAEIAVAKASLESAQTSLNKTVIKSPIDGIVLSRSVEEGQTVTASLQTPVLFMIARDLKQMELSVGIDEADVGRVKEGQPASFTVDAFPGREFPAKLRSLRNVPTTTDNVVTYEAVLDVSNDDETLRPGMTATVTIVTEHRENVILVPNAALRFTPPSGSSFGPRNPLQMFGGRRGGSRPSSSGAPAGSAGPPKLAKDQPRVYILASRGEGQPARPRPVAVKLGVTDGQNTEVLEGVKPGTQVIIDMLSGEE